CCCTGCGCCGGACTCCGGCCCCCGATCGCCTCGACGCCACGTTCATGGCGCTGGCCGACCCCACCCGCCGTGCGATCCTGGCCCGGCTGGCGCGGGGCGAGGCCTCGGTCTCGGAACTGGCCGAGCCGTTTGCCATGAGCCAGCCGGCGATCTCCAAGCACCTCAAGGTGCTGGAGCGCGCGGGGCTGGTGTCACGGGGGCGGGCGGCGCAGCGCCGGCCCCGGCGGCTGGAGGCCCGGCCGTTGGCCGAGGCCAACGAATGGCT
The Gemmatimonadota bacterium DNA segment above includes these coding regions:
- a CDS encoding winged helix-turn-helix transcriptional regulator, producing MNVSLRRTPAPDRLDATFMALADPTRRAILARLARGEASVSELAEPFAMSQPAISKHLKVLERAGLVSRGRAAQRRPRRLEARPLAEANEWLERYRRIWEGNFQRLDALLAEMKAMDPHHTRPAR